The nucleotide sequence tGTGGCTGGAGAACTGCGGGGTGGCGTCGTACGCTGTGGCGCCGCTGGCGGTGCCGTTCAGATCGCCGTCCGCCAAGGgtagcgccgcggcgtgaaTGGAGAAGGATTGACGGCTTTTATGATAGTCTATGTTCGAGGACGGAGgagcgccgttcgcgcgtcACATGCTGAGGACGTTCGCGCCCCCGTACGTCGTCGTCTGCCCGAGCGACTCACCCGCCATGTCCCGCCTCGTGACCCTCAGCTTGACGTCCAAGATCCGGTAGAGatccttgagcgcctccacAGCCTCGACCCCTTGCGAGAAGTTATTCCTAACCTCCTCCGTCCTCTCATTCAGACGCTTCGTTTCGTTGTCCgtctcgtccaccgccgcccggtACATCGCGTCGtagcgccgcgcgtcgccgcccgtcgcccgctTGGCGTGCGCCTCCACCAGCGCCGATTCGATGTTCATGCGATGATACTTGGTCTCGTCTCCGAGAACCTGCGCTCGAAGTTGGTTAACCTCcgactcgagcgcgtcgcgcttctTCTGGTGCTTCgcagcctcgacgtcgtacctcttcttcgcgtccgcgtgctTGCTCTCGAGGGCACCGAAGTGTTGCCGGAGGTCCCTCAGCTCCTTGATCTTCGGTTGCAGCGCCCCTTTCCGTTCCTTAATCTTCCGGGTAATCtccgcgacgaaggcgtTGATCTCCTCCAGCGCTGCGCCCTtagccgcgtcgacgtcgcccttCGCCTTGGACACCTGCTCCAGCGTctcctgcgcctgcgcgaacccggcgacgcccgccctgcgctcctcctcggcgacgtctcccatcaccccgcgcgcgtcctcctccaagATGGCCTCGGTgcgcgcgagcaccgccgcctccatgttgagctcgtccagctcgcgcTTGAGCGACTTGTACTTGGCCAGCTTCGCCTTGACCGACTCGAACCTGGCCTTCATCTCGTCCGGATCGGTCGCCGCTcggccgcccggcgcgtcccccggcgcggagccgtcgccctcctggcgcgcggacgcggactcGTACTCGCCCACCACCTGGTTACGCCGCTGCGCCAGCCTGTCTCTTTTGGCtacggcgctcgcgcgtttAGCCGCGATCGTCTTGGCCACCTGCGCCTGCTGGCGGAGctggacgtcatcgtcccGTTTAGCCATAGCCTCCGACAgttcgtcctcgagctcgcgcacctccgcggAGAGTTTGTTAACCTCAGACGTCTGCGTCGCGATGTCCGAGTCGGTGCGCACGTCCGAGGTTAAAATCTCCCGCACagccgcgagcctcgcgcgttTCTTCGCCAGATCCGCCGGAAGCTTCTCCTCCACCAGCTGCTTCCGCGCGttgacctcgtcggcgagctgttgcagcagcgcggcgggggacccAGACGCCAGGGACGTTCTGAGCTCCCTGATCCTAGTCGCGGCGCGATtgcggcggcgatcggcgagATCGCGTCGCTCCGTCTGATCCCTCGTCTgcctcgcgagctcgtgTTCCTGCTCCTGCTCCTCCCTCAGGGactgcgcgagggcgacgagctcgtccagctcgcgcgggtccgtgACGCGTTGCGCCACTTTCCCCTTCGTGACGTCGATTCGGCGCCGCACCTGTTCGCGCTCTCGCTCCAGATCCGCGATTTGCGACTTTAGCTTGACGGGATCTttcgcctcccgccgcgcctgcTCGCACTCCTTGTGCGCCTCCACGAACGCCCTCTGCAGCTCGTGGGTGTTGTTCATCAGGTCCTGGATCTCGGGGTCCATGGCGTACTCGCCAGGCACCGCGTAATCAGCCATGAAGTGGCCGACGTAGGCGCGCTTCTCGCATCGATCGCGGTTGTCGAGCACCCACTTCAGCGCGGGGAGCACGACGTCGTGGTCGCCCAGCTGCCACGCCTTGCGCTGAGCggactcgtcgccgctctcggGCCTGTACTTGACGTGCCTCAAAAACTCCAACAGCTTCGCGGTGGtgcgctcgccctcctcggcgagcgtgCCGCCCGTGGCCGACCCTTGGAAGGCGCCCGGCGGGCTCAGCTTGGAGAAGACATCGACCGCGAGCCTTCgcgtctcctcgccgccgagctcgccgagccgaGGGCCGGTGAGGTGGTGGAGCTCAAAGGGCGGCTCCTTGAgaagcgcgacgaggtgcgcgaCGTCCGACCCGAGCATCTGCGCTGTCCCGGAGGTGCGGTCAACACTGAGGAACGGGGAACGGGTATTTCAAATCTGGGTTCGCAGCTTTTGTCATCGTTTCCACCGCGACGAAATCAAAATGGGTCTACGTTAGATAGACTAAAATCTTACGCATTACTCAACACAAGTCGCAACTGAAAAGTCATATTACGACGTGTTCAATTTGATCAGAAATAAATTAGCCACTGATTTTGATTCTCACATCAACACGCATCCCCTCTTCACCCTCTCCGCCACGCGCTCCTTGATGACGTCCCCCAAGCCGcgcacgtccaccgcgtcgtgcTTCCGCTCGTGCGCTGGCCTCAGGTACGGCCCACCAGGGACCCGCCCCGTCCGTTCCAGCTCTGACCCCGGGTCCAAGCCGAAATCCACTCGCGCCTTGTACGCGTTGGACacgacggcgctcgccagcTTACGATCGGACGCGCGCCTGTgcctcgccgcagccttgagCGCTCTCAACGCGAGCTTGACCTCGCGCTCCGACGCGACATCCCCAACCGGGTTGGACTCCCCACCAATCGACGTTTCTCGCGTGGCCAGCGCGGTTCGCAAGTCATCCTCCGCCCCTCGGAACTGGCACAGCTGCGTCCTCGCCTTACCCCGCAGGTAATACCcagcgcgcgtgcgacgcatcaacagcgcggcgtcgcacgcggacacgcacgcgcgcgccgacgcggcgtccacgcgcgcgggcaccCACGCGTCCCTCCGCTTCCCGTCCTTCCCGACGATTCGTTCCGTCGCTATgtacccgccgcgagcgaggcgaagGTGGCACCGAGCGACGTCCAGcagacgcgacgcgagctcgtcgcacaccgcgtcgcgatcccgcgcggccgcggccgccgcctcccgtcgcgttcgtcgtcgcgcgtcgtcgtcctcgtcggcgtcttcgttcgtcgcgtcgaacgccgcATCCGTCGCAGCCGACGGGTCGTACCCGAAGAGGCGAGAAAACGGCACGccaacctcctcgtcgtcctccccgtTGTTCGCCTCGTCGAACATCACGTCGCacacgccctcctcctcctcgacgtacGCCACCATCCCGGCCCTGGACGAGCCGTTGGCGCTCGTCACCCTGACGCGCGTCCcgaccgtcggcggcgcggcggaggatgcggcggaggatgcggcTCCGGTCGCCGAGGAGTTAATCCTCATGGTTTGCGCATccccaccaccaccacccgTCGGGGTCGGGTACCCCGGCACGTTCCACCctccctccgtcgccgggaGGGCGTGGGCGGGCagggtggacgcgagcatcgcgcacgcctcgacgtactccgcggccgccgcggcgtcgtcgccggccctGAACCTGgaggcgcccctcgcgcgcgcgtccgcggcaaacgcgcgggctcgcgcgtcgggaTCCTCGTCGGCCATCCCCGGGGTGGATCGATCGACGCACGGGCCGAAGGTGGCGGGGTCCaggccgtcgtcctcgccgccgtcctcccaCACCACGCTCACGCTccgacgctcgccgctctcCATTGACTCCGGGTCCAGCGTCGCCGTTCGttccgcgtcgctcaccaTCGCCTCCcgtcggtcgtcgccgtcggacgGGGGCGGCCATCGGAGCCTGGCCCAGTGCGGGccctcgccgggcgccgggATCGGGTCCCCGCCGGGGGACacggcctccgccgcggtcatcacCGGACGGATcctctcgccgacgacgggcagccacgtcgacgtcatcgcccaGCCCCGGCGCACacccaccaccaccgccgctgCACCGAAAATATGACGAAaacgacgggcggcggcggattctcgtcgaggtcgaatCACTTTCGATGGCggaccgcgacgatgaggtggacgcgttcgatGCCATGAtgggcatcgacgccgacgagttcgcgacgctcctcgacgatgcCGAAGACTCATCGGACGGCGGGCaagacgcggacgacgcgcccaagctgcaccgcggcggggtcccgGTGCTGGACCTGCCGGACGTCACCCCGTCCGAGTTTCGCAGGCGCTTcctcgcgacgaggtcgccggtcgtccttcgcgacgtgcgccgcgagtgCGCCCCGGCGCACCTCGGGTGCCGACATTTTCGCGAGCGGTACGGGGACGTCGTGGTGCCGCTCGATATCACGGATACGaaccggcgcgacgtgcggTTGGCGGAtttcctcgacgccgtcgcctccacgtcgggaagcggcggcgacgagggtgccgacgatcTCCGTTCCCGATACCTCCGGAACCTCCAGATGCACGAGCATTTCCCGGCTGAGGCTGCGCAGCTGTCGCTCCCGAGATGCTTCGGCGAGAACATGCTGAGCGACGAGGGGAAGGTGCCGAGGTGTCCGGAGAACTGGCGTCGATGGTTCGAGCTGTTCGTGTGCCACCCGCGGTGCGCGGGCTTCCCGTTTCTTCACAAGGACACGTGCCacgtgcacgccgcgagcttccaGCTCGAGGGGCGAAAGCGTTTCACGCTCTTCCACCCCGACGATTCGCCCTTCCTCTACCCCACCGGCAACACCGGGTGCCGCTCGCGGATAGACCCGGAGGCATTCGGGTCAGGCGGGACGAGCAGTGAGATCTTAGGACGGTTTcccgcgctggcgagcgcgaggcgaatCGTCTGCGacgtgggcgccggcgagatcTTGTTCGTCCCCGCGGATTGGTGGCACACCGCTCGCGCGATTGGAACGTGCGCGAGCGTCAGCGTGGCGGCGAGTTTCGTGGACGCGCAGGGTTTGGAGGCGTTCCTGGACGCGTACGGGGAGTTCGAGGCGATGCGATCGCTCGtcgagcacggcgccggcgtcatCACGTGAGCGTCGATTGATTATTGATTTTGAACACTTTTAGCGTTTAGAAGGGGAGGAGCGCCTTGACAAACTTCAGCCCCTTTGCCGCGGCGAAAACGGCCTTGACCGCCCACATGGCCCCTACCCTCACCGGGTACAGCGCGGTCCACGCGTAGGAAAACGCGTTCACCACCAGGACCGCCTCCACCGGCTTCGGGCCCATGCCGAAGTGCCAGCCGATGAACGCAATTGTAatcccgacgccggcgacgagccccgCGATCAGGTCGTCCATTTTCCCGATCATGGGCACCCAGTCAGGGACCAGGTCGAGGGGGAGCTGGCGGTAAGCCATCGCGACCATGAATAACATCGTCCCGAAGCTGATCATGATCCTGGCGGACGCCCACTTGAGCGGATTGTAAATCTCGTACTCCTCCAGGCCCTGCGGTCGACGAGGGTCAGTCGCGATAATTGCGCATGGCGAATTTACTCGCGCGAGGTTGGTGGAGCGCACGTACCGTGTAGGTGAGCCACATCGGAGGCATGGTTGCGATGAACGCCATGAGCGCCGCTTGCTTCATGCTAACGGTTGCGGCCCTTTTGAGCGCATTCTTAGCGCGGTTGACGACCATCTCGAAGGGTGACGCGCGGTGGTTGCTGACGGTTTTGGCGCCAATTCTTCGGCGGGTTCGAGAAACTTTCAGCGATCGTTTCCTTCAAAAACGCTAACTTACCAGTTCTACCAGTACTCACTCTTGGCCGACGCCGTTGGGGTTCatcttcctcggcgcgccgctcctgttcttccccccgcgcctcctaCCGCGATTGTACGGCTTGTAACGATTCCTGCCCCGgtccctcgacgcgtcgcgatcccTGGACCTGGACCTGGACCTGGACCTGGACCTTGACCTTGACCTGGACCTGGTCCGCCTGGaccgagcgccgtcgcggctcggcgagagcgtcctcgacctcgacctcgacgcgctcaggccccgccgccgctcgccagcGCCCGTTCCGGCACCCGCGTCCCCGTTCCCCGCCTCCCcctccccgggtgccgacttttcgtccccgtccccatCGCCAATTtgttcgcccccgccgacgatgcgTTTGGAGATTTGCGCCGCGCGTTTAgcggccatctccgcggctCTCTGCGCGTTGAGGTTGGCCTGgagcatcgccgccttggcgagccgctcgcggtgcgcgcgcgccgcgacttCGGCCGGCGACTctgccagctgtgccgccgtCGGCCGATGGTGCCCGGGTCCTCCGTCGGCGGGTCCTCCGGGGTGTGTAGAGTTGGACGAGTTAACAGCCGTCTTGCGCACCGAGTTgcacgcctcgacgcgcaggACGCGGCCGTCCAGGGGCATGCCGTTCAGACCCAGCGCCTTTTTCGCCtgctccggcgtcgccatctCCACGAATCCAAACTGCTTGCCGTGCGCGAttcgagcgcctcgaacctcgccgcaGTGCGAGAAGAGCTGCGCGAGTTGCGTGGTGGTGACGTTGTGCGTGAGGTTACCGACGTGCACCTGGGTGCTGACGGACGCGGCTTCTTCGGGGTTGAGCTCGGGGGTttgcgcgggcgacggcacgtcggtcggcgcggcgccactCTGCGGGACCGCCCCGGGGACCACCCCGGGCACCGGGACGGCGCTCGGCCTCATTATAGTCCCGCTGAAGAAGACCGGGTAGGGCGAGCCCGCGATCGGGGCGCCGTTCAGCTCGACGGAGACGCTGTAGTCGCCTCGGCCGTCCACCGTGTACCCGCACGTGTacgtgccgtcgccgttgtcgacgacgcgcgtcgggatcgcgtcgccgccggtggcgtgCAGGCCGACGCGGAGCACCGAGATCTGCACGTTCGCTCCCCCGGCCCTGAtccgcgcgccgtctccgtccgCGGAGGTGATGGTGAActgcgcctcgacgccggccgcgccgccgccgaggcccggGCCCGTGGCGCTGCACTTcatcgcgaacggcgcgggctgTTCCGACATGGCGATACAcccgcgtcgagccgcgaacgcgagTGCGCTAGGGTATGAATCGGGCATTGAAGCGACGGCCAACACGTCAGCTCGCAGCGCCGAACAGGCGGGATGGATAATTCGAAGCTTCTCAGAAgcgatggcgcgcgaggacgacgccgaggaggaggcggaggaggcgcgcgagcgccgactcGCCGCTAAGGATGGCGCCGGGGTCAGGGTGCGCTGGAGGAtcacgctcctcgcggcgatgcaccTCGCGACCCTGTGGTTGGCGTGCATGGGCAggggcgagacgcgcgccaGCTCGTGGCATCCGCCCCTCGCCCCTGAAGACCTTCGGCGCGctctcgtcgacgcgtacaCCCCGTCCGCGGGTCTGCTGGACCTCGCGGTGCTGACGCTGGCACGTCTCGggtacctcgccgccctcgtctccctcgcgggGACCTcggacgcacgccgcgcggcgctcggggcgacGAAGATCGGCGTCTGCGTCGCGCTCTGCGCGCTGTTAACAGCGAAAGGGGTCGCGCACCTGCCGGACTTGACCGACTCGTCCCGCGACCAGACCGTGTTCTGGTCCGCGTGGCTCATCGCCTTctgcgcggtggacgcggagatgcgcctgtgcgacgacgccctcgcccgcgcggacgaacgcgcgtcgtcgtcgtcgtccgcgtcgaggcgtcaTCGATCGTCGTCAACCGCAGGCGAAGTGGACACATACGGCGCGGACACGGCGCCGCTGCTGGGCAGGACACAGCtggactccgacgacgacgacgtcgacgaggaggacggcaacgcgcggggcgacgggagAGCGAAAAAGACAAAGTCCGGGACGTTCTGGGCGCTCCTGCGTTTGTCCTATCCGGACCTGCTGCTGCTCTCCGTGGCGTTTTTGTTCCTCGTGCTgtacgccgtcgccgcggcttccatCCCGCACTACACCGGCGAGCTGgtggacgccgtggcgaTCGACAGGGACGAGTCCGCGTTCAAGCGATACAGCCTCACgttgctcgtcgccgcgctcgccagcgGGGTCTTTGCTGGACTCCGCGGTAGCGTGTTCACGGTGCAGATGGCGCGGCTGAACAGCAGGCTGAGACGACGACTGTTCGACACGATCTTAGCCCAGGACGTGGGTTTCTTCGACAAGAACAAGACCGGGGACCTGTCGTCCAGGCTCAACAACGACTGCAGCACGGTGAGCAACGCGCTGAGCCTCAACATAAACATCCTGCTCCGGAACAGCGTCAACGTGCTGGGCGTGATGTGCTTCATGCTGGCGCTCTCGTGGCCGCTCACGGCGGTgaccctcgcgtccgtgccGCCCACGATCGCGATATCCAAAATCTACGGCAACTACTTCAAGAAGATCTCTAAACGCACGCAAAAAgccctcgcggaggcgacggaggttGCGGAGGagtccctcggcggcgtccggaccatccgcgccttcgccggggagccgttcgcgtcggctgACTTTTCCGCAAAGCTCGGCGAGTTTTGCCGCCAAAACTCCATCGAGGCGAGGTACGTCATCGGCTACACGTTCCTGTACACGTTTTTGCCCATGGTCATCACCGTGCTGGTGCTGTGGTACGGCGGCATGCTGGTGCTGCACGGGAGCCTCAACCCCGGCGCGTTGGTGTCCTTCATGCTGTATCAGCAGCAACTCACGAGCTGCTTCGGCGCCATCGGAGACGTCTTCACGTCCATCACGACGGCGCTCGGAGCCGCGGACAAGGTGTTCGAGCTCATCGACACCGAGCCCGGGTTCGAGACGTGGCCTCCCGGTCCCGGCGGTGATAGACTCGTCGGGCGCAACGGGGAGATTCGGGTGGTCAAgccgaggctggcgccggcgacgtgcgacggtcacctcgcgctcgtgaacGTCAATTTCTCCTACCCCGCTCGGCCGGAGCGCCAGGTGCTGTTCGGGTTCAACCTCGACGTGAAACCCGGGGAGACGGTCGCGCTCGTGGgcccgagcggcgggggtAAGAGCTCGGTGATCAACCTCATCGAGCGGTTCTACGtcccgagcgacggcgcggtcaCTTTGGACGGCTTCGACCTCGGGGATCTGTGCCCGCGGTGGTTGAAGCGACGCGTGTCACTCGTCGCGCAGGAGCCCACTCTGTTCAACCGCACGCTGCGCAGGAACATCGTCTTCGGGCTGGAGAAGACCAGGGGGGACGGTAGGACGGACGACGAGTATCCGTACGCGGGTTACGAATCCGAGCGGTTCAgtctcctcgacgacggcgaggacgaaccCTCGATGGACGAGGTGActcgagccgccgtcgccgccaacgcgcaCGCGTTCATCTCTCAGCTACCTCACGCGTACGAGGAGACGGTGGGCGAGCGCGGAAGCACGCTGAGCGGCGGGCAGAAGCAGAGggtcgccatcgcgagggcgctggtTCGCAAGCCCAAGGTGCTGCTCCTGGATgaggcgacgagcgcgttggacgcggaGAGCGAAGCCATCGTCCaagacgcgctcggcgctctcATGGCGTCGtacaccgtcgtcgtcatcgcgcacAGGCTGAGCACCATACAGAACGCGACGAGGATCTGCGTCATCGAGAAGGGGGTGGTGCGCGAGGTTGGGACGCACGACGAGCTGCTGCGGAGGAAAGGGGCCTACGCCGGGCTGGTGAGGCACCAGCtctcggcgatgagcgcgtcgtcggcttcTCTCCTGGGGCTCGAAGACGAAACCGCGGCTTCAACCCCAACCGTGGGTTCCTTCGGCGGGTGAACGGTAGCCCCGATGTGTAGAAGGGTTCCTTTGGCGGTGGTCGGTAGCCCCCGTGTATAGCACTTTAACGCGCGAGACTTTGGCGTACGTTTACTTCGCCCAACTTAAACGCGCGACTGCAGCTGCATAAACGCCCCTATGTGATCGCTAttcgccgtcgggcgcgtccttcgccgccgccctcctccgcgcctccgccgcctccctccgcgtcgcgcgtcgtcgctccgtcgtcgtccccttcTCCGCTTTCTCCGCTTTGTCCAACGTCGTCCGCTTTGTCTGGGCCTTGATGGCGGATCTGATGGCGAACGCGGGGGTCCGCGGCttggccggcggcgggtgcatCCGTTCCGTGAGCTCGATgaactccgccgccttctcgtcGTACTCGGCGACGGTGATGCCAACCTTCTCGCAGAACCTCGACTTGCTCATGTGCACCGCCGTGACCAGCAAAACGTTCCAACCCGCTCGCTCCTTGAAATAACACCTCGGCATGATCGTCCCGCCGAGCGAGTTGGTGCACATCTTCAGCGCCCGAAACGCGCACACGTCCGGGTGCGTCTCGCGTATGTAATCCACCGTCGGTCGCATCTTGCGCTCCACCGAGTACCCCAACAGCATCGGCACCTTGGCGAGCACCGCaaccgcgagctcgcgcgggccgccgtcgccgagcgtccGGCGCTGCGTGTCGTCCGCCGGAAGCGTCGCGAAGACGTTCTCGATGAAATTCATCGACTCTAAGATGTTATCCGTCGAGAGCGAGAGCACGCCGTGGGGATGCGACGCTAGCATCGCCGTGAGATCCTCTCGCGAGCACCCCACGGTTTCGAGGAAAAACGTAAATCGCGCTCGAATGTTGTCGTTGGCGACGGTCCACAGGTTTGGAAAGCAGGCGATgacctccctcgcgccgtcttcgccgaggCCCAGCTCGTGCACCAACAGACGATGCTTCGGCGCCATGTTCTCCTCCACCGAGAGCCCCACCACCTgcggcgtggcggcgatCACGCGCCTGcactcctcctcggtcaGCGCGCACGTCGAGCGTAAAAACTCGAAGCAACCCGCGATCTTCTCGGGGGAATAATCGAGGATCTTCGGGAACCTGCCGATGGCGAAAGACACCTGATCCGCGGACATGccaacctcctcgcgcaggcACTTGAGCGCCTTGCGCGCCATGTTCTCCGGGTTCTCGAAGTGCCTGTACAGGACGTGCGACTGCGACGGGGGGAAGTTGCGaatagccgccgccgccgcagtcgAGCCCATGCCGCACTCCAACGCCAGAAACTCCACCCTCGGCTTGATCTGCGTCTCCAAATCGAGCCACAGCATGTCACCCACGTTCCCCGGGCGTAAACCCGCGTGTTCGACGAGGTACTCAAACTTGGGCCTGAGGGCGTCCTTGACGCTCTGCCCGAGCATCTTCGGATCTCGTCTAACGCactccttggccgccgccgtcgtcatgccgacgc is from Micromonas commoda chromosome 12, complete sequence and encodes:
- the IFT81 gene encoding intraflagellar transport protein 81 (Intraflagellar Transport or IFT refers to the cellular process essential for the formation and maintenance of eukaryotic cilia and flagella), with the protein product MLGSDVAHLVALLKEPPFELHHLTGPRLGELGGEETRRLAVDVFSKLSPPGAFQGSATGGTLAEEGERTTAKLLEFLRHVKYRPESGDESAQRKAWQLGDHDVVLPALKWVLDNRDRCEKRAYVGHFMADYAVPGEYAMDPEIQDLMNNTHELQRAFVEAHKECEQARREAKDPVKLKSQIADLEREREQVRRRIDVTKGKVAQRVTDPRELDELVALAQSLREEQEQEHELARQTRDQTERRDLADRRRNRAATRIRELRTSLASGSPAALLQQLADEVNARKQLVEEKLPADLAKKRARLAAVREILTSDVRTDSDIATQTSEVNKLSAEVRELEDELSEAMAKRDDDVQLRQQAQVAKTIAAKRASAVAKRDRLAQRRNQVVGEYESASARQEGDGSAPGDAPGGRAATDPDEMKARFESVKAKLAKYKSLKRELDELNMEAAVLARTEAILEEDARGVMGDVAEEERRAGVAGFAQAQETLEQVSKAKGDVDAAKGAALEEINAFVAEITRKIKERKGALQPKIKELRDLRQHFGALESKHADAKKRYDVEAAKHQKKRDALESEVNQLRAQVLGDETKYHRMNIESALVEAHAKRATGGDARRYDAMYRAAVDETDNETKRLNERTEEVRNNFSQGVEAVEALKDLYRILDVKLRVTRRDMAGESLGQTTTYGGANVLSM
- a CDS encoding predicted protein, whose product is MTSTWLPVVGERIRPVMTAAEAVSPGGDPIPAPGEGPHWARLRWPPPSDGDDRREAMVSDAERTATLDPESMESGERRSVSVVWEDGGEDDGLDPATFGPCVDRSTPGMADEDPDARARAFAADARARGASRFRAGDDAAAAAEYVEACAMLASTLPAHALPATEGGWNVPGYPTPTGGGGGDAQTMRINSSATGAASSAASSAAPPTVGTRVRVTSANGSSRAGMVAYVEEEEGVCDVMFDEANNGEDDEEVGVPFSRLFGYDPSAATDAAFDATNEDADEDDDARRRTRREAAAAAARDRDAVCDELASRLLDVARCHLRLARGGYIATERIVGKDGKRRDAWVPARVDAASARACVSACDAALLMRRTRAGYYLRGKARTQLCQFRGAEDDLRTALATRETSIGGESNPVGDVASEREVKLALRALKAAARHRRASDRKLASAVVSNAYKARVDFGLDPGSELERTGRVPGGPYLRPAHERKHDAVDVRGLGDVIKERVAERVKRGCVLM
- a CDS encoding predicted protein encodes the protein MADRDDEVDAFDAMMGIDADEFATLLDDAEDSSDGGQDADDAPKLHRGGVPVLDLPDVTPSEFRRRFLATRSPVVLRDVRRECAPAHLGCRHFRERYGDVVVPLDITDTNRRDVRLADFLDAVASTSGSGGDEGADDLRSRYLRNLQMHEHFPAEAAQLSLPRCFGENMLSDEGKVPRCPENWRRWFELFVCHPRCAGFPFLHKDTCHVHAASFQLEGRKRFTLFHPDDSPFLYPTGNTGCRSRIDPEAFGSGGTSSEILGRFPALASARRIVCDVGAGEILFVPADWWHTARAIGTCASVSVAASFVDAQGLEAFLDAYGEFEAMRSLVEHGAGVIT
- a CDS encoding predicted protein, whose amino-acid sequence is MSEQPAPFAMKCSATGPGLGGGAAGVEAQFTITSADGDGARIRAGGANVQISVLRVGLHATGGDAIPTRVVDNGDGTYTCGYTVDGRGDYSVSVELNGAPIAGSPYPVFFSGTIMRPSAVPVPGVVPGAVPQSGAAPTDVPSPAQTPELNPEEAASVSTQVHVGNLTHNVTTTQLAQLFSHCGEVRGARIAHGKQFGFVEMATPEQAKKALGLNGMPLDGRVLRVEACNSVRKTAVNSSNSTHPGGPADGGPGHHRPTAAQLAESPAEVAARAHRERLAKAAMLQANLNAQRAAEMAAKRAAQISKRIVGGGEQIGDGDGDEKSAPGEGEAGNGDAGAGTGAGERRRGLSASRSRSRTLSPSRDGARSRRTRSRSRSRSRSRSRSRSRDRDASRDRGRNRYKPYNRGRRRGGKNRSGAPRKMNPNGVGQEIGAKTVSNHRASPFEMVVNRAKNALKRAATVSMKQAALMAFIATMPPMWLTYTGLEEYEIYNPLKWASARIMISFGTMLFMVAMAYRQLPLDLVPDWVPMIGKMDDLIAGLVAGVGITIAFIGWHFGMGPKPVEAVLVVNAFSYAWTALYPVRVGAMG
- a CDS encoding ATP-binding cassette superfamily (multidrug (P-glycoprotein homolog) (ABCB/MDR-type)) translates to MCFMLALSWPLTAVTLASVPPTIAISKIYGNYFKKISKRTQKALAEATEVAEESLGGVRTIRAFAGEPFASADFSAKLGEFCRQNSIEARYVIGYTFLYTFLPMVITVLVLWYGGMLVLHGSLNPGALVSFMLYQQQLTSCFGAIGDVFTSITTALGAADKVFELIDTEPGLAPATCDGHLALVNVNFSYPARPERQVLFGFNLDVKPGETVALVGPSGGGKSSVINLIERFYVPSDGAVTLDGFDLGDLCPRWLKRRVSLVAQEPTLFNRTLRRNIVFGLEKTRGDAAVAANAHAFISQLPHAYEETVGERGSTLSGGQKQRVAIARALVRKPKVLLLDEATSALDAESEAIVQDALGALMASYTVVVIAHRLSTIQNATRICVIEKGVVREVGTHDELLRRKGAYAGLVRHQLSAMSASSASLLGLEDETAASTPTVGSFGG
- a CDS encoding predicted protein; this encodes MLVDSWASTGVVAVLAAPFSRLALSPRPAGASAGSCSAASCSGRTHQGTPARFRNMEGQFFNGGRRRAPHALAALEDDAQEPSRRRGRRAKATGSSSAASTPAASSSSGSSSDSDTKSVPESDGDDDDDDGADPARRMASLVALVAMSTDQNPSAVAKHLRDDAETYRALEREAKGSAGVRAAEGPERRIARNLEVLVNELGCAPADLAAIVRAFPGVLALDADDDVRSVVQFLTGPIPLGGVGMTTAAAKECVRRDPKMLGQSVKDALRPKFEYLVEHAGLRPGNVGDMLWLDLETQIKPRVEFLALECGMGSTAAAAAIRNFPPSQSHVLYRHFENPENMARKALKCLREEVGMSADQVSFAIGRFPKILDYSPEKIAGCFEFLRSTCALTEEECRRVIAATPQVVGLSVEENMAPKHRLLVHELGLGEDGAREVIACFPNLWTVANDNIRARFTFFLETVGCSREDLTAMLASHPHGVLSLSTDNILESMNFIENVFATLPADDTQRRTLGDGGPRELAVAVLAKVPMLLGYSVERKMRPTVDYIRETHPDVCAFRALKMCTNSLGGTIMPRCYFKERAGWNVLLVTAVHMSKSRFCEKVGITVAEYDEKAAEFIELTERMHPPPAKPRTPAFAIRSAIKAQTKRTTLDKAEKAEKGTTTERRRATRREAAEARRRAAAKDAPDGE